In Miscanthus floridulus cultivar M001 chromosome 5, ASM1932011v1, whole genome shotgun sequence, one genomic interval encodes:
- the LOC136452549 gene encoding uncharacterized protein, translated as MAGGSKSKVREWMRRRMAPRRKAAGSGDNNSASSSELASAQSAPRRKLLAAALPSALRWRKPRGVGNVLAALFQRAAYHLLWLVESVVVVAQLSFFFVRFGFRL; from the coding sequence ATGGCGGGCGGGAGCAAAAGCAAGGTGCGGGAGTGGATGCGGAGGCGGATGGCGCCGAGGAGGAAGGCGGCCGGGAGCGGTGACAACAACAGCGCCAGCAGCAGTGAGTTGGCGTCGGCGCAGTCGGCGCCGAGGCGGAAGCTCCTGGCCGCCGCGCTCCCGTCGGCGCTGCGGTGGAGGAAGCCGCGCGGGGTCGGGAACGTGCTGGCGGCGCTGTTCCAGCGCGCGGCGTACCACCTGCTGTGGCTGGTGGAgtccgtggtggtggtggcgcagCTCAGcttcttcttcgtgcgcttcggcTTCAGGCTCTGA
- the LOC136452548 gene encoding aspartic proteinase oryzasin-1-like isoform X2, whose amino-acid sequence MQPPRSIHRHCSAYMRMGRRPCGTIFILLYVLSTSTAVLASSSTDGLIRIPLKKRSIMDSIYGELLPKPPSALETKQAAAAGPGPGREAVGVDDPVRDAIVQARERQHQMLVEAAATERRRRYYWSYGGGGGKGNSSGFRDGEGNIVALKNFLNAQYFGQIGVGCPPQNFTVVFDTGSANLWVPSAKCFFSLACLFHPKYDSSQSSTYKPNGTPASIHYGTGGIAGFYSEDQVTVGNLVVQNQEFIEAIHEPGFTFLLAKFDGILGLAFQEISVEGSVPVWYNMVNQSLVAQPVFSFWLNRNPFDGEGGEIVFGGSDEQHYKGSHTYTRVTRKAYWQFEMGDFLIGGRSTGICVDGCAAIADSGTSLIAGPLIAIAQINEQIGAAGVVNHECKQVVAGYGIEMVELLKAQTPPSQVCSKIGLCTFDGTHGVSAGIESVSGSVDGMSEAICNACEMIVFWMQSEFNPNKTKEGTLEYVDRLCENMPDPVGSHVDCRHIGSLQTVAFSIGGRAFELRPDQYILKVGEGFAAHCISGFTALDIPPPIGPLWILGDVFMGAYHTIFDYGKMRIGFADSA is encoded by the exons ATGCAACCGCCTCGGTCTATCCATCGCCACTGCTCTGCTTACATGAGGATGGGGCGTAGGCCATGTGGGACGATCTTCATCCTTCTCTACGTGCTCTCTACATCGACAGCAGTGCTCGCATCATCGAGCACCGATGGCCTCATCCGTATCCCACTGAAGAAGAGATCGATAATGGACAGCATCTACGGCGAGCTTCTGCCAAAGCCGCCGAGCGCGCTGGAGACGAAGCAAGCCGCGGCAGCAGGGCCAGGGCCAGGGAGAGAGGCTGTCGGCGTCGACGATCCGGTGCGGGACGCCATCGTGCAAGCTCGCGAGCGGCAGCACCAGATGCTGGTCGAGGCCGCGGCCACTGAACGCAGGCGCAGGTACTACTGGAGTTACGGCGGCGGGGGCGGCAAGGGAAACAGCAGCGGTTTTCGTGATGGTGAGGGGAACATCGTTGCGCTGAAGAACTTCCTCAACGCCCAGTACTTTGGCCAGATTGGGGTCGGCTGCCCGCCGCAGAATTTCACCGTCGTCTTTGACACCGGGAGCGCCAACCTTTGGGTCCCTTCTGCAAAGTGCTTTTTCTCG CTCGCGTGCTTATTCCATCCCAAGTATGACTCCAGTCAGTCCAGCACTTACAAACCCAATG GAACACCGGCTTCTATTCACTACGGAACAGGAGGAATTGCTGGTTTTTACAGTGAAGATCAGGTCACGGTTGGCAATCTAGTAGTTCAGAATCAG GAATTCATTGAAGCTATTCATGAGCCTGGTTTCACCTTTTTACTAGCGAAATTCGATGGCATCCTTGGCCTTGCGTTTCAGGAAATTTCAGTTGAAGGCTCAGTTCCAGTATG GTACAATATGGTGAACCAAAGCCTAGTGGCACAACCTGTTTTCTCCTTCTGGTTAAACCGAAACCCATTCGATGGGGAAGGAGGCGAAATTGTGTTTGGAGGTTCTGATGAACAACATTACAAAGGAAGCCATACATACACCAGAGTTACTCGGAAAGCTTACTGGCAG TTTGAAATGGGTGACTTTCTTATTGGCGGAAGGAGCACTG GAATTTGTGTGGATGGTTGCGCGGCCATTGCAGACTCTGGAACTTCGCTGATTGCTGGTCCTCTA ATTGCCATTGCCCAGATCAATGAACAAATTGGAGCCGCTGGGGTGGTCAACCATGAGTGCAAACAAGTCGTTGCTGGTTACGGGATAGAGATGGTAGAGCTGCTGAAAGCTCAG ACACCACCATCACAAGTATGTTCCAAGATTGGGCTCTGCACATTCGACGGGACACACGGAGTAAG CGCTGGTATCGAGAGCGTATCAGGATCTGTAGATGGCATGTCCGAAGCTATATGTAATGCATGCGAGATGATAGTGTTCTGGATGCAAAGCGAGTTCAACCCGAACAAGACCAAGGAGGGCACATTGGAGTACGTCGACAGG CTCTGCGAAAACATGCCTGATCCAGTGGGATCACACGTGGACTGCAGACACATAGGCTCCTTACAGACTGTCGCGTTCAGCATCGGTGGAAGAGCATTTGAGCTCCGGCCTGACCAG TACATTCTCAAGGTCGGCGAGGGATTCGCTGCGCATTGCATCAGCGGGTTCACGGCTCTGGACATTCCCCCTCCAATA
- the LOC136452548 gene encoding aspartic proteinase oryzasin-1-like isoform X1 produces MQPPRSIHRHCSAYMRMGRRPCGTIFILLYVLSTSTAVLASSSTDGLIRIPLKKRSIMDSIYGELLPKPPSALETKQAAAAGPGPGREAVGVDDPVRDAIVQARERQHQMLVEAAATERRRRYYWSYGGGGGKGNSSGFRDGEGNIVALKNFLNAQYFGQIGVGCPPQNFTVVFDTGSANLWVPSAKCFFSLACLFHPKYDSSQSSTYKPNGTPASIHYGTGGIAGFYSEDQVTVGNLVVQNQEFIEAIHEPGFTFLLAKFDGILGLAFQEISVEGSVPVWYNMVNQSLVAQPVFSFWLNRNPFDGEGGEIVFGGSDEQHYKGSHTYTRVTRKAYWQFEMGDFLIGGRSTGICVDGCAAIADSGTSLIAGPLIAIAQINEQIGAAGVVNHECKQVVAGYGIEMVELLKAQQTPPSQVCSKIGLCTFDGTHGVSAGIESVSGSVDGMSEAICNACEMIVFWMQSEFNPNKTKEGTLEYVDRLCENMPDPVGSHVDCRHIGSLQTVAFSIGGRAFELRPDQYILKVGEGFAAHCISGFTALDIPPPIGPLWILGDVFMGAYHTIFDYGKMRIGFADSA; encoded by the exons ATGCAACCGCCTCGGTCTATCCATCGCCACTGCTCTGCTTACATGAGGATGGGGCGTAGGCCATGTGGGACGATCTTCATCCTTCTCTACGTGCTCTCTACATCGACAGCAGTGCTCGCATCATCGAGCACCGATGGCCTCATCCGTATCCCACTGAAGAAGAGATCGATAATGGACAGCATCTACGGCGAGCTTCTGCCAAAGCCGCCGAGCGCGCTGGAGACGAAGCAAGCCGCGGCAGCAGGGCCAGGGCCAGGGAGAGAGGCTGTCGGCGTCGACGATCCGGTGCGGGACGCCATCGTGCAAGCTCGCGAGCGGCAGCACCAGATGCTGGTCGAGGCCGCGGCCACTGAACGCAGGCGCAGGTACTACTGGAGTTACGGCGGCGGGGGCGGCAAGGGAAACAGCAGCGGTTTTCGTGATGGTGAGGGGAACATCGTTGCGCTGAAGAACTTCCTCAACGCCCAGTACTTTGGCCAGATTGGGGTCGGCTGCCCGCCGCAGAATTTCACCGTCGTCTTTGACACCGGGAGCGCCAACCTTTGGGTCCCTTCTGCAAAGTGCTTTTTCTCG CTCGCGTGCTTATTCCATCCCAAGTATGACTCCAGTCAGTCCAGCACTTACAAACCCAATG GAACACCGGCTTCTATTCACTACGGAACAGGAGGAATTGCTGGTTTTTACAGTGAAGATCAGGTCACGGTTGGCAATCTAGTAGTTCAGAATCAG GAATTCATTGAAGCTATTCATGAGCCTGGTTTCACCTTTTTACTAGCGAAATTCGATGGCATCCTTGGCCTTGCGTTTCAGGAAATTTCAGTTGAAGGCTCAGTTCCAGTATG GTACAATATGGTGAACCAAAGCCTAGTGGCACAACCTGTTTTCTCCTTCTGGTTAAACCGAAACCCATTCGATGGGGAAGGAGGCGAAATTGTGTTTGGAGGTTCTGATGAACAACATTACAAAGGAAGCCATACATACACCAGAGTTACTCGGAAAGCTTACTGGCAG TTTGAAATGGGTGACTTTCTTATTGGCGGAAGGAGCACTG GAATTTGTGTGGATGGTTGCGCGGCCATTGCAGACTCTGGAACTTCGCTGATTGCTGGTCCTCTA ATTGCCATTGCCCAGATCAATGAACAAATTGGAGCCGCTGGGGTGGTCAACCATGAGTGCAAACAAGTCGTTGCTGGTTACGGGATAGAGATGGTAGAGCTGCTGAAAGCTCAG CAGACACCACCATCACAAGTATGTTCCAAGATTGGGCTCTGCACATTCGACGGGACACACGGAGTAAG CGCTGGTATCGAGAGCGTATCAGGATCTGTAGATGGCATGTCCGAAGCTATATGTAATGCATGCGAGATGATAGTGTTCTGGATGCAAAGCGAGTTCAACCCGAACAAGACCAAGGAGGGCACATTGGAGTACGTCGACAGG CTCTGCGAAAACATGCCTGATCCAGTGGGATCACACGTGGACTGCAGACACATAGGCTCCTTACAGACTGTCGCGTTCAGCATCGGTGGAAGAGCATTTGAGCTCCGGCCTGACCAG TACATTCTCAAGGTCGGCGAGGGATTCGCTGCGCATTGCATCAGCGGGTTCACGGCTCTGGACATTCCCCCTCCAATA